The following are encoded together in the Flavobacterium sp. TR2 genome:
- a CDS encoding thioredoxin family protein produces MKLITIFLALTMTLSINWEPDFNNAKKTAKEKHKLILLNFSGSDWCGPCILTRRDYLESAVFTAMANENLVLVNADFPRKKKNIGTPEQVKRNEDLAEIYNKEGSFPLTLLLDADGKEIKTWHGKPEKTPDEWTAEIKAICESRK; encoded by the coding sequence ATGAAACTGATAACTATATTCCTTGCACTGACAATGACGCTTTCCATAAACTGGGAACCTGACTTTAATAATGCAAAAAAAACTGCAAAAGAAAAACACAAATTAATCCTCTTGAATTTCTCGGGTTCTGACTGGTGCGGGCCTTGTATCTTGACGAGAAGGGACTATCTGGAAAGCGCAGTTTTTACTGCTATGGCAAATGAAAATTTAGTATTGGTCAATGCTGATTTTCCCAGAAAAAAGAAAAATATTGGAACTCCGGAGCAAGTAAAGCGAAACGAGGATTTAGCAGAAATTTATAATAAGGAAGGAAGTTTTCCTCTTACGCTTCTTCTGGACGCGGATGGCAAAGAAATCAAAACCTGGCATGGAAAACCAGAAAAGACTCCTGATGAGTGGACAGCCGAAATAAAAGCGATCTGTGAGAGCCGAAAATAA